A section of the Saccharopolyspora gregorii genome encodes:
- a CDS encoding flavoprotein, translated as MSGRVLYLVGTAAPPVRQLPELAGLLRAGGWTVCPVLSEAAAEWLDPAELESATGLPPRIHPRWPGEPDPFPAADAVLVAPLTFNTLNLWGAGANGTALLGVLNELLCAEVPIVAATCVKSVLRRHLAYAAHHALLAGSGVRFLPPEEVLHRDPDGIATFDLTALRAALPS; from the coding sequence GCGGCGCCGCCGGTGCGGCAGCTGCCCGAGCTGGCGGGACTGCTGCGCGCCGGCGGGTGGACCGTGTGCCCGGTGCTGTCCGAGGCCGCCGCGGAGTGGCTCGACCCGGCGGAGCTGGAATCCGCGACGGGCCTGCCGCCGCGGATCCACCCGCGCTGGCCGGGTGAACCGGATCCGTTCCCCGCCGCGGACGCGGTGCTGGTGGCGCCGCTGACCTTCAACACGCTGAACCTGTGGGGCGCGGGCGCGAACGGGACGGCGCTGCTGGGCGTGCTGAACGAACTGCTCTGCGCGGAGGTGCCGATCGTGGCGGCCACCTGCGTGAAGTCGGTGCTGCGGCGGCATCTCGCCTACGCCGCCCACCACGCGCTGCTGGCGGGCAGCGGTGTCCGGTTCCTCCCGCCGGAGGAGGTGCTGCACCGCGATCCCGATGGCATCGCCACCTTCGACCTGACCGCCCTCCGCGCCGCCCTGCCGAGCTGA
- a CDS encoding class I SAM-dependent DNA methyltransferase has product MGVPVPDLDVVRESYDRVADNYVDMVTTTGIGDVRAHPWLRAAMDVFADQVAGLGPVLDIGCGPGTVTGYLAERGLDVSGVDLSPRMVEHARRLHPGCSFRVGSATELDLADSSFGGLLGWWSLFNLPREVLPGVLSSFASALVPGGQLIIATHVGDDDVQRTKAYYGVPVRWTTYQWRPEQLTALVEQAGLHPTAELRLPADEHTGPGVVLVARRD; this is encoded by the coding sequence ATGGGTGTTCCGGTTCCTGATCTCGACGTCGTCCGGGAGTCCTACGACCGCGTGGCCGACAACTACGTGGACATGGTGACCACGACGGGCATCGGCGACGTCCGCGCCCACCCGTGGCTGCGCGCCGCGATGGACGTGTTCGCCGATCAGGTCGCCGGGCTCGGCCCGGTGCTCGACATCGGTTGCGGGCCGGGCACGGTCACCGGCTACCTGGCCGAACGCGGGCTCGACGTGTCGGGCGTGGACCTGTCGCCCCGGATGGTCGAGCACGCGCGGCGGCTGCATCCGGGGTGCTCGTTCCGCGTCGGCTCCGCCACCGAGCTCGACCTGGCGGACTCGTCCTTCGGCGGGCTGCTCGGCTGGTGGTCGCTGTTCAACCTGCCGCGCGAGGTGCTGCCGGGCGTGCTGTCGTCGTTCGCGAGCGCGCTCGTCCCGGGCGGTCAGCTGATCATCGCGACGCACGTCGGCGACGACGACGTGCAGCGCACCAAGGCCTACTACGGCGTCCCGGTCCGCTGGACCACGTACCAGTGGCGGCCCGAGCAGCTCACCGCGCTCGTCGAGCAGGCGGGCCTGCACCCCACCGCCGAACTCCGCCTGCCCGCCGACGAGCACACCGGCCCCGGTGTCGTCCTCGTCGCCCGCCGCGACTGA